In Candidatus Deferrimicrobiaceae bacterium, the following are encoded in one genomic region:
- a CDS encoding ABC transporter permease subunit (The N-terminal region of this protein, as described by TIGR01726, is a three transmembrane segment that identifies a subfamily of ABC transporter permease subunits, which specificities that include histidine, arginine, glutamine, glutamate, L-cystine (sic), the opines (in Agrobacterium) octopine and nopaline, etc.): MNYHWHWGIYFDKIKGGEETYLSWILTGLNWTLAVSLCSWIIALLLGFAIGTVRTTPRTWLVRLGNAYVELFRNIPLLVQMFLWFFVVPEFLPRNLSLWVKQEMPAKEFVTATVCLGLFTSARIAEQVRAGI; the protein is encoded by the coding sequence ATGAACTACCACTGGCACTGGGGGATCTACTTCGACAAGATCAAGGGGGGCGAGGAGACCTATCTCTCCTGGATCCTTACCGGCCTCAACTGGACCTTAGCCGTCTCCCTCTGCTCGTGGATCATCGCCCTCCTCCTGGGGTTCGCGATCGGCACCGTCCGCACGACCCCCCGGACCTGGCTGGTCCGGCTGGGGAACGCCTACGTGGAGCTGTTCCGGAACATCCCCCTCCTGGTGCAGATGTTTCTCTGGTTTTTCGTGGTGCCGGAATTCCTCCCCCGGAACCTCTCCCTGTGGGTCAAGCAGGAGATGCCGGCCAAGGAGTTCGTCACCGCGACGGTCTGCCTCGGGCTGTTCACCTCCGCCCGGATCGCCGAGCAGGTGCGGGCAGGGATC
- a CDS encoding transporter substrate-binding domain-containing protein gives MKFRLGLSLFLLAGMLAATSVFAEDLTGTLKKVKESGTITMGIRESSYPLSYLDDKQQPIGYHIEICNKIVDAVKKELKMADLKVQHQPVTSQNRIPLVTNGTVDIECGSTTNNEARQRQVAFALTTFVTNVRMAVKKASGITSLGQLGGMTVATTSGTTSVQLMRAHEKAKGIDFKEVYGKDHSDSFLLLETDRAVAFVMDDNLLAGLVTSSKNPQEYAIVGEVLNIEPIAIMMRRDDPAFKKVADDTIRGLIKSGEIEKLYSKWFLSPIPPKNVNMNFAMSDTLKELIKNPSDAPAEFYNKK, from the coding sequence ATGAAATTCCGTCTAGGTCTGTCGCTGTTTTTGCTCGCCGGCATGCTTGCGGCGACCTCGGTCTTCGCCGAGGACCTCACAGGGACCCTGAAGAAGGTGAAGGAATCCGGGACGATCACGATGGGGATCCGGGAGTCCTCGTACCCGCTGTCCTACCTCGACGACAAGCAGCAGCCGATCGGCTACCACATCGAAATCTGCAACAAGATCGTGGACGCGGTGAAGAAGGAGCTCAAGATGGCCGACCTCAAGGTCCAGCACCAGCCGGTGACCTCCCAGAACCGGATCCCCCTGGTCACCAACGGCACGGTGGACATCGAGTGCGGGTCGACCACGAACAACGAGGCGCGCCAGAGGCAGGTGGCCTTCGCCCTGACCACATTCGTGACCAACGTGCGCATGGCGGTAAAAAAGGCCTCGGGGATCACCAGCCTGGGCCAGCTCGGAGGAATGACGGTCGCCACCACGAGCGGCACCACCTCGGTGCAGCTCATGCGCGCCCACGAGAAGGCGAAGGGGATCGACTTCAAGGAGGTGTACGGGAAGGACCACTCCGATTCCTTCCTCCTGCTGGAGACCGACCGGGCCGTCGCCTTCGTGATGGACGACAACCTGCTGGCCGGGCTCGTCACCAGCTCGAAGAATCCCCAGGAGTACGCGATCGTCGGCGAGGTGCTCAACATCGAGCCGATCGCGATCATGATGCGCAGGGACGACCCCGCGTTCAAGAAGGTGGCCGACGACACCATCCGGGGACTGATCAAGAGCGGCGAGATCGAGAAGCTCTACAGCAAGTGGTTCCTGTCCCCGATCCCGCCGAAGAACGTCAACATGAACTTCGCGATGAGCGACACGCTCAAGGAGCTGATCAAGAACCCGAGCGACGCGCCGGCGGAGTTCTACAACAAGAAGTAG
- the rtcA gene encoding RNA 3'-terminal phosphate cyclase gives MIEIDGSQGEGGGQILRTALGLSCFSGKPFRIVNIRKGRKRPGLMPQHLASVRAAREISGAEVAGDREGSVELVFSPGEVKGGTYSLDVGTAGSTLLVLQTIVPALVFAREKSIVTIRGGTHVPFSPSFHYAAHVLVPALRRIGTDLSLGIGSYGFYPRGGGEIRAEISPPARIRPLSLIERGRVLGVTGWSAVGNLPMAIALRQRDAARKVLASRMGNETFPVEIEALSVPTPGQGTFLFLLLETEHSVAGFASLGERGKRAEEVGEEAAAALADHWQAGAALDPHLPDQLAPLLSLCAGGSAFTTSRVTEHLVTNLGTIELFRNFSPTIEGEVGRPGMVRIGPGAGAFGAGGR, from the coding sequence ATGATCGAGATCGACGGAAGCCAGGGGGAAGGCGGGGGGCAGATCCTGCGGACGGCCCTTGGCCTTTCCTGCTTTTCCGGAAAGCCGTTCCGGATCGTCAACATCCGCAAGGGGCGGAAGCGCCCGGGGCTTATGCCCCAGCACCTTGCCTCCGTCCGGGCGGCGCGGGAGATCTCCGGCGCGGAAGTTGCGGGCGACCGGGAAGGATCCGTCGAACTCGTCTTCTCGCCGGGAGAGGTGAAGGGGGGAACCTATTCCCTGGACGTGGGCACGGCGGGCTCCACCCTTCTCGTGCTGCAGACGATCGTGCCGGCGCTCGTGTTCGCCCGGGAAAAGAGCATCGTTACGATCCGGGGAGGGACCCACGTGCCGTTTTCCCCCTCCTTCCATTACGCGGCCCATGTGCTCGTCCCGGCGCTGCGCCGGATCGGGACCGATCTTTCCCTCGGCATCGGGTCGTACGGGTTCTACCCCAGGGGGGGAGGGGAGATCCGCGCGGAGATCAGCCCCCCGGCAAGGATCCGGCCGCTTTCCCTCATCGAGAGGGGCCGGGTCCTCGGCGTTACGGGATGGTCCGCCGTGGGGAACCTTCCGATGGCCATCGCCTTGCGCCAGCGGGACGCGGCCCGGAAGGTGCTTGCGTCCCGAATGGGAAACGAGACGTTCCCCGTCGAGATCGAGGCCCTCTCCGTGCCGACGCCGGGACAGGGAACGTTCCTGTTCCTCCTCCTCGAGACGGAGCACTCCGTCGCCGGGTTCGCCTCCCTCGGGGAACGGGGGAAACGGGCGGAAGAGGTGGGGGAGGAAGCGGCGGCCGCGCTCGCGGACCACTGGCAGGCGGGGGCGGCTCTCGATCCGCACCTTCCGGACCAGCTGGCGCCGTTGCTCTCCCTGTGCGCGGGGGGCTCCGCCTTCACCACGTCCCGGGTCACGGAACACCTGGTGACCAATCTCGGGACGATCGAATTGTTCCGTAATTTCTCCCCTACTATCGAGGGGGAGGTCGGGCGGCCCGGGATGGTCCGGATCGGCCCCGGCGCCGGCGCCTTTGGGGCCGGTGGACGGTGA
- a CDS encoding Mut7-C RNAse domain-containing protein codes for MASDPRGRREGRVILTRDTLLIRRREVRDNHFFVRGDSYRDQLRQVVAHFRIDPSEGLFTRCVRCNEPLEEVRKPRVAGKVPPQVYQTQESFGSCACCGRIYWKATHWEEIERHRKEMLRL; via the coding sequence ATGGCTTCGGATCCTCGGGGGCGACGGGAAGGGCGCGTCATCCTTACGCGGGACACCCTCCTGATCCGGAGGAGGGAGGTGCGGGACAACCATTTTTTCGTCCGCGGCGACTCATACCGGGACCAGCTCCGTCAGGTGGTGGCCCATTTCCGCATCGACCCGTCGGAGGGACTGTTCACCCGTTGCGTGCGGTGCAACGAGCCGCTGGAGGAAGTGCGCAAGCCGCGCGTGGCCGGGAAGGTTCCCCCGCAGGTCTATCAGACGCAGGAGTCGTTCGGCTCCTGCGCATGTTGCGGGAGGATCTACTGGAAAGCCACCCACTGGGAGGAGATAGAGAGGCACCGGAAGGAGATGCTCCGCCTATGA
- a CDS encoding class I SAM-dependent methyltransferase, translated as MFLPEDLKRYVEEHAGPVPPLLEELERETRKRTDSPGMLTGKVEGVFLRMLVRVSGARKVLEIGTFTGYSALLMAEGLPADGELVTCEISEEHAALAQRYFDRSPNGRKIRLALGPAADTLRGIPDGSVDFVFIDADKERYPFYYEECVRVLRSGGLIAADNVLWYGRVLSPEDEDSRAIVRFNRTVMGDDRVEKVMLPVRDGVYLIRKR; from the coding sequence ATGTTTCTTCCCGAAGACCTGAAGCGCTATGTCGAGGAGCACGCCGGCCCCGTCCCTCCCTTGCTCGAGGAACTCGAGCGGGAGACGCGAAAGAGGACGGACTCCCCCGGGATGCTGACCGGAAAGGTCGAGGGGGTTTTCCTCAGGATGCTGGTGCGCGTCTCGGGGGCGAGGAAGGTTCTCGAGATCGGGACCTTCACCGGATATTCCGCCCTCCTGATGGCGGAGGGGCTTCCGGCGGACGGGGAACTGGTCACCTGCGAGATCTCCGAGGAGCACGCCGCCCTCGCGCAAAGGTACTTCGATAGGAGCCCGAACGGGCGCAAGATCCGGCTCGCCCTCGGGCCCGCCGCCGATACGCTGCGCGGAATCCCCGACGGGAGCGTCGATTTCGTGTTCATCGACGCCGACAAGGAGCGCTATCCTTTTTATTACGAGGAGTGCGTCCGGGTCCTTCGAAGCGGGGGGTTGATCGCGGCCGACAACGTGCTCTGGTACGGACGTGTTCTCTCGCCGGAAGACGAGGACTCGCGGGCGATCGTGCGGTTCAACCGGACGGTTATGGGCGACGACCGGGTGGAGAAGGTGATGCTTCCGGTCCGCGACGGGGTCTACCTCATCCGCAAGCGGTAA
- a CDS encoding rhodanese-related (seleno)protein, protein MFVFPAAGSGAAVDGVPRMSKEELKGLLGKPDVVVLDVRLDGGLAPSRIAGALHEDPEKIDSWAGKYAREKRIVLYCSUVNEATSARVALRLKTLGFGKVYALKGGWHEWSAAGFPTERTRR, encoded by the coding sequence ATGTTCGTTTTTCCGGCGGCCGGGTCGGGGGCCGCGGTCGACGGGGTTCCGAGGATGTCCAAGGAGGAGTTGAAAGGACTTCTGGGGAAGCCGGACGTGGTGGTGCTGGATGTGCGCCTCGACGGAGGACTTGCGCCGAGCCGGATCGCGGGGGCGTTGCACGAGGACCCGGAAAAGATCGATTCCTGGGCGGGAAAGTACGCGCGGGAGAAAAGAATCGTCCTGTACTGTTCCTGAGTCAACGAGGCCACGAGCGCCCGGGTGGCGCTGCGTCTCAAGACTCTCGGGTTCGGGAAGGTCTACGCCCTGAAAGGCGGATGGCACGAATGGTCCGCCGCCGGGTTTCCGACGGAGAGGACAAGGAGATAG
- a CDS encoding SOS response-associated peptidase: MARMVRRRVSDGEDKEIAKTMCGRFTLFDSSDSLAERFGLGEATSLSPRYNIAPSQAVAVVRIPAEGADRELALLRWGFVPSWAKDPSVGSRMINARAETAPEKPAFRAAIRRRRCLVPADGFYEWKHAGGRKQPYYVRMRDGGTFAFAGIWEIWKGEGGDPIESCALLTTGPNELLEPIHDRMPVIIPPGGYDLWLSPMVHDPSALIPFFAPYPAGEMTAYPVRTLVNNPKMDEPALIEPLH, encoded by the coding sequence ATGGCACGAATGGTCCGCCGCCGGGTTTCCGACGGAGAGGACAAGGAGATAGCAAAAACGATGTGCGGGCGCTTCACCCTGTTCGATTCCTCCGATTCCCTGGCCGAGCGGTTCGGCCTGGGGGAGGCGACGTCCCTCTCGCCGCGCTACAACATCGCTCCCTCCCAGGCGGTGGCCGTCGTGCGGATTCCCGCGGAGGGGGCGGACCGGGAACTTGCCCTGCTGCGCTGGGGGTTCGTCCCCTCCTGGGCGAAGGACCCCTCCGTCGGATCCAGAATGATCAACGCCCGCGCGGAGACCGCACCCGAGAAGCCCGCCTTCCGCGCGGCGATCCGGCGCAGGCGTTGCCTGGTGCCCGCCGACGGGTTCTACGAGTGGAAGCACGCCGGGGGGAGGAAACAGCCGTACTACGTCCGGATGCGCGACGGAGGGACCTTCGCCTTCGCCGGGATCTGGGAGATCTGGAAGGGGGAGGGGGGCGACCCGATCGAGTCGTGCGCCCTGCTCACCACCGGCCCGAACGAACTCCTCGAGCCGATCCACGACCGGATGCCCGTGATCATCCCCCCCGGGGGCTACGATCTCTGGCTTTCCCCCATGGTTCACGACCCGTCGGCGCTCATCCCCTTTTTCGCCCCCTATCCCGCCGGGGAGATGACCGCCTACCCGGTGCGGACCCTGGTGAACAATCCGAAAATGGACGAGCCGGCCTTGATCGAACCGCTCCACTGA
- a CDS encoding phosphosulfolactate synthase translates to MERTTERSFDFLPINERGRKPRKTGITEMRGPYYAPVGKRYLQDIFETMGAYVDIFKFSGGSFRLMPKKAVSDLIDTCHEHDVLVSTGGFIERVLTHGPGMVDRYLEECREMGFDIVEVSSGFISVPLDDLLGIVARVHELGMKAKPEVGIQFGAGGASSVEELEAEGTSDPSQAIRAAKRYLEAGAHLIMVESEGITENVRSWRTDVVSKIVNELGLDKVMFEAADPEVFSWYIKNFGPDVNLFVDHSQVVQLEALRSGIWGTKSTWGRIVTYRGKPEKPATARPKLVEPPAKSGKR, encoded by the coding sequence ATGGAACGGACAACGGAGCGAAGTTTCGATTTTCTGCCCATAAACGAACGGGGTCGAAAACCGCGCAAAACCGGGATCACGGAGATGCGCGGGCCTTACTACGCGCCGGTGGGGAAACGGTACCTGCAGGACATCTTCGAGACGATGGGCGCGTATGTCGACATCTTCAAGTTCAGCGGGGGGTCCTTCCGGCTGATGCCGAAGAAGGCGGTTTCGGACCTGATCGACACCTGCCACGAGCATGATGTCCTGGTGTCCACGGGGGGGTTCATCGAACGGGTGCTGACCCACGGACCCGGGATGGTGGACCGGTATCTCGAGGAATGCCGGGAGATGGGATTCGACATCGTGGAGGTATCGAGCGGATTCATCAGCGTCCCGCTGGACGACCTGCTGGGCATCGTGGCGAGGGTCCACGAGCTCGGGATGAAAGCGAAGCCGGAGGTCGGCATCCAGTTCGGCGCCGGGGGGGCAAGCTCCGTCGAGGAGCTCGAGGCCGAGGGGACCTCGGACCCGTCCCAGGCCATCCGGGCGGCGAAACGGTACCTGGAGGCCGGCGCGCACCTGATCATGGTGGAGTCGGAAGGGATCACGGAGAACGTGAGGAGCTGGCGGACCGACGTGGTCTCGAAGATCGTCAACGAGCTCGGGCTCGACAAAGTGATGTTCGAGGCCGCCGACCCCGAGGTGTTCAGCTGGTACATCAAGAACTTCGGGCCGGACGTAAACCTCTTCGTCGATCACTCCCAGGTGGTTCAGCTGGAAGCCTTGCGGTCCGGCATCTGGGGGACGAAGAGCACGTGGGGCCGCATCGTGACCTACCGGGGGAAACCGGAGAAGCCGGCGACTGCCCGGCCGAAGCTGGTGGAGCCTCCGGCCAAGAGCGGGAAGAGGTGA
- a CDS encoding MmgE/PrpD family protein yields the protein MASFDHLAEAIGTGRELSRSEELAACVERAGWEDLSPAAREALKIRVLDSLGCAFGALSGEPVRMIRRDIEEFGGNPLCTLIGGGKTSPDRAAFYNGALVRYLDYNDSYLAPGETCHPSDNLGAVLAASEYAQASGRQFLTALAVAYQVQCRLCDAAPVRARGFDHTTQGAFASAAGAAKAIALPMAQVANALGISGTANNALRVTRTGELSHWKGLAYPDTAFNGLRAAFLAMRGVTGPREVFEGNKGWCQTIAGDFELDWSQEDLERVLRTILKKYNAEIHSQSAIEGMIELMGERGFSGADIGRIRIDIFDVAHLIIGGGVEGDKTIVRTKEEADHSLPYMVAVAALDGQVMPAQYEPERIGRKDVQSLLRKVNVVPNLEYSKRFPDEHCCNITVTLKDGRFFAKEKADYEGFHTRPMSWERVIGKFEGLAEDAIEPSRRREVVDAVRRLDGIAVKDLMAILG from the coding sequence ATGGCGAGCTTCGACCATCTCGCGGAAGCGATCGGGACCGGGCGCGAGCTGTCGCGCTCGGAGGAACTGGCGGCGTGCGTGGAGCGGGCGGGATGGGAGGACCTCTCGCCCGCGGCGCGGGAGGCCCTGAAAATCCGCGTGCTCGACTCTTTGGGGTGCGCCTTCGGGGCGTTGTCGGGAGAGCCCGTCCGGATGATCCGCCGGGACATCGAGGAGTTCGGGGGAAATCCGCTGTGCACCCTGATCGGGGGAGGGAAGACCTCCCCCGACCGGGCCGCCTTCTATAACGGGGCGCTGGTCCGGTACCTGGACTACAACGACTCCTACCTGGCCCCGGGCGAGACGTGCCACCCCAGCGACAACCTCGGGGCGGTCCTGGCGGCGTCGGAGTACGCCCAGGCCTCGGGGCGGCAGTTCCTTACGGCGCTGGCCGTGGCGTACCAGGTGCAGTGCCGCCTGTGCGACGCGGCGCCGGTGCGGGCCCGGGGGTTCGACCACACGACCCAGGGGGCGTTCGCGAGCGCCGCGGGAGCGGCCAAGGCTATTGCGCTTCCCATGGCGCAGGTCGCCAACGCACTAGGAATATCGGGGACGGCGAACAACGCGCTGCGCGTCACCCGCACCGGCGAGCTTTCCCACTGGAAGGGGCTTGCCTACCCGGACACGGCGTTCAACGGTCTGCGCGCCGCGTTCCTTGCGATGCGCGGTGTGACGGGCCCCCGGGAGGTCTTCGAGGGGAACAAGGGATGGTGCCAGACGATCGCGGGCGACTTCGAACTGGACTGGTCGCAGGAGGACCTCGAGCGGGTCCTGCGGACCATCCTCAAGAAGTACAACGCCGAGATCCACTCCCAGTCGGCGATCGAGGGGATGATCGAGTTGATGGGGGAACGAGGGTTCTCCGGGGCCGACATCGGCAGGATCCGGATCGACATCTTCGATGTCGCCCACCTGATCATCGGGGGCGGTGTGGAGGGGGACAAGACGATCGTCCGTACGAAGGAGGAGGCCGACCACAGCCTGCCCTACATGGTGGCTGTCGCCGCCCTGGACGGGCAGGTGATGCCCGCGCAGTACGAGCCGGAACGGATCGGGCGCAAGGACGTCCAGTCGCTCCTGCGCAAGGTGAACGTGGTCCCGAACCTGGAATATTCGAAGCGGTTCCCGGATGAGCACTGCTGCAACATCACGGTGACGCTTAAGGACGGGAGGTTCTTCGCGAAAGAGAAGGCCGACTATGAAGGGTTCCACACCCGGCCGATGTCGTGGGAGCGGGTGATCGGGAAGTTCGAGGGGCTCGCCGAAGATGCGATCGAGCCCTCGCGGCGGCGGGAGGTCGTCGACGCCGTACGCCGGCTCGACGGGATCGCCGTGAAGGACCTGATGGCGATTCTGGGATAA
- the pdhA gene encoding pyruvate dehydrogenase (acetyl-transferring) E1 component subunit alpha: protein MGGAIRSNISESDRDRMRVTREEALALFRKMSQIRRFEERAEEAYGRGMIGGFLHLYIGEEAIAVGALAGLEPEDDVVTHYRDHGYVLARGVEPKRVMAELYGKSTGLGKGKGGSMHMADVRRHLWGGYAIVGGHVPLAAGLALANQYRNLPRVVSCFLGEGATNIGTFFSSLNIAALWKLPLIVIVENNRYGMGTAVKRASAVEETYRKASAFNIPAVRIDGNDVLAVRDAVRDMARTARAGGGPQMIEAMTYRFRGHSMGDPQRYRGREEVEAAKAADPIDRWRRTILERNLAEEEELERVTGEIETELEEAVRFAEESPAPEPGELCFDVVVEE from the coding sequence ATGGGCGGTGCGATACGGTCGAATATCTCCGAGTCGGACAGGGACAGGATGCGCGTGACCAGGGAGGAGGCGCTGGCCCTGTTCCGCAAGATGAGCCAGATCCGGCGCTTCGAGGAACGCGCGGAAGAGGCGTACGGGCGGGGCATGATCGGCGGGTTTCTCCACCTGTACATCGGGGAGGAAGCCATCGCGGTCGGAGCCTTGGCCGGACTTGAGCCGGAAGACGACGTGGTCACCCATTACCGGGACCACGGCTACGTTCTGGCCAGGGGCGTCGAACCGAAACGGGTGATGGCGGAACTGTACGGCAAGTCGACCGGACTCGGCAAGGGAAAGGGCGGCTCGATGCACATGGCGGACGTCCGGCGCCACCTGTGGGGCGGCTACGCCATCGTCGGGGGGCACGTCCCGCTGGCGGCAGGGCTGGCGCTTGCGAACCAGTACCGGAACCTGCCGAGGGTCGTTTCCTGTTTCCTGGGAGAGGGTGCGACGAACATCGGAACGTTCTTCTCAAGCCTGAACATCGCGGCATTGTGGAAATTGCCGCTCATCGTCATCGTCGAAAACAACCGCTACGGGATGGGCACGGCGGTCAAGCGCGCTTCCGCGGTCGAGGAGACGTATCGGAAGGCGAGTGCGTTCAATATCCCGGCGGTCCGGATCGACGGGAACGACGTCCTCGCCGTACGGGACGCCGTGCGCGACATGGCCCGAACGGCGCGGGCAGGCGGCGGTCCGCAGATGATCGAGGCGATGACGTATCGGTTCCGCGGCCACTCGATGGGAGACCCGCAGCGGTACCGCGGCCGGGAGGAGGTGGAAGCGGCGAAAGCGGCCGACCCGATCGATCGGTGGCGCCGAACCATCCTGGAACGGAATCTGGCGGAGGAGGAGGAATTGGAAAGGGTTACCGGCGAGATCGAGACCGAGTTGGAGGAGGCCGTCCGGTTCGCGGAGGAGAGCCCCGCTCCCGAGCCGGGCGAGCTTTGCTTCGACGTCGTGGTCGAGGAATAG
- a CDS encoding alpha-ketoacid dehydrogenase subunit beta, with product MALKTYRDALREALREEMIRDERVLIMGQEVGVWGGTYAVTRGLLDEFGEKRVIDTPIAEEAIVGAAVGAAMGGLRPVAELMTINFSLVAMDQIVNNMAKIRFMFGGQMTIPLVVRTPAGWGQLAATHSQTFESWFAHIPGLTVVMPSTPADAKGLLKTAIRSENPVMFIEHARLYGIKGEVPEEEYTLPMGVPDVKRAGRDVTIVTYSRMVNVALEAAETLARNGIECEVVDLRTLRPLNLAAVYGSVEKTHRAIILEEDWTTCGMGAEIAARIGRDRFDSLDAPVERLGQVEAPMPYAKNLEALMFPDEALLIDKIRGMIA from the coding sequence ATGGCCCTGAAGACCTACCGGGACGCCCTGCGTGAGGCGCTGCGCGAAGAAATGATCCGCGACGAACGCGTGCTGATCATGGGACAGGAGGTCGGCGTGTGGGGAGGGACCTACGCGGTCACGCGCGGACTCCTGGACGAATTCGGGGAGAAGCGCGTCATCGACACGCCGATTGCGGAAGAAGCGATCGTCGGGGCGGCGGTCGGCGCGGCGATGGGGGGGTTGCGCCCGGTCGCGGAGCTGATGACGATCAATTTCAGCCTGGTGGCGATGGACCAGATCGTCAACAACATGGCGAAGATCCGCTTCATGTTCGGGGGGCAGATGACGATTCCGCTGGTCGTCCGCACGCCCGCCGGCTGGGGGCAGCTGGCGGCGACCCATTCGCAGACCTTCGAATCCTGGTTCGCACATATCCCCGGGTTGACCGTAGTGATGCCGTCGACCCCGGCCGACGCCAAAGGCCTGCTGAAAACCGCGATTCGGTCCGAGAACCCGGTGATGTTCATCGAGCACGCGCGCCTTTACGGCATCAAGGGCGAGGTACCGGAGGAAGAGTACACCTTGCCGATGGGCGTTCCGGACGTCAAACGCGCGGGACGGGACGTGACGATCGTGACGTATTCGCGGATGGTGAACGTCGCCCTGGAGGCGGCGGAAACGCTCGCGAGGAACGGCATCGAATGCGAGGTGGTCGACCTGCGCACGCTGCGGCCGCTCAACCTGGCAGCGGTCTACGGGTCGGTGGAAAAGACGCATCGTGCGATCATTCTCGAAGAGGATTGGACGACGTGCGGGATGGGCGCCGAAATCGCCGCGCGCATCGGCCGTGACCGGTTCGACTCCCTCGACGCCCCGGTGGAGCGCCTCGGCCAGGTGGAGGCGCCGATGCCGTACGCCAAGAATCTCGAGGCGTTGATGTTCCCCGACGAGGCGCTGCTCATCGATAAAATCAGGGGAATGATTGCGTAA